From the genome of Vicia villosa cultivar HV-30 ecotype Madison, WI linkage group LG2, Vvil1.0, whole genome shotgun sequence, one region includes:
- the LOC131646376 gene encoding pectate lyase-like isoform X1, whose amino-acid sequence MMAKLYHLFHLTILVVIIPILVHANVKDEESYWDNILPFINDTYWREKAANAEKTNNRAYTPDPYAVTGNMTSIVSEMITGGNTGRRNLGGQKMGRGSPCMATNPIDRCWRCDPNWATNRKKLANCVQGFGRKTTGGKAGPIYVVIDPSDNNMQNPLPGTLRHAVTRNGPLWIIFAHSMVIKLNQELIMTSDKTIDGRGANVVIAKGAGITIQFISNVIIHGIKVFDIQVGSGGLIRDAENHFGLRTRSDGDGISIFGSSNIWIDHVSMRNCKDGLIDVIMGSTAITISNCHFTDHNEAMLFGASNDYDGDKKMQITLAFNHFGKRLIQRMPRCRYGFIHVLNNDYTHWEMYAIGGSQNPTIISEGNRFIAPNNPHAKEITKRDYSPESEWKNWQWRSINDVYMNGAFFVQGGPVLNNRPFSRKDMIKSRPGTYVKRLTRYSGSLRCRMGKPC is encoded by the exons ATGATGGCAAAATTGTACCATCTCTTTCATTTAACCATTTTAGTGGTAATCATACCTATATTAGTGCATGCTAATGTCAAAGATGAAGAATCATATTGGGATAATATATTGCCATTTATTAATGATACATATTGGCGAGAAAAAGCGGCAAATGCTGAAAAAACAAACAACAGAGCTTATACACCTGACCCATATGCCGTCACTGGAAACATGACTTCTATTGTTAGCGA GATGATAACTGGAGGTAATACTGGAAGAAGGAATCTAGGGGGACAAAAAATGGGAAGAGGTAGTCCATGTATGGCTACAAATCCCATTGACAGGTGTTGGAGGTGTGATCCTAACTGGGCAACAAACCGCAAGAAGCTTGCAAATTGTGTGCAGGGTTTTGGCAGGAAGACTACGGGTGGAAAAGCCGGTCCTATCTACGTGGTAATTGATCCTTCTGATAATAACATGCAAAATCCACTTCCAGGTACTCTTCGTCATGCAGTTACGAGAAATGGACCTTTGTGGATCATCTTTGCTCATAGCATGGTCATTAAGCTCAATCAGGAACTCATAATGACAAGTGACAAGACCATTGATGGACGAGGAGCTAATGTTGTCATTGCTAAAGGTGCTGGTATTACTATCCAATTTATCAGTAATGTTATCATCCACGGGATAAAAGTTTTTGACATCCAAGTTGGTAGTGGGGGACTTATTAGAGATGCCGAGAACCATTTTGGTCTAAGGACTAGGAGTGATGGTGATGGAATTTCAATTTTTGGATCCAGCAATATTTGGATTGACCATGTTTCCATGAGAAACTGCAAAGATGGACTCATTGATGTAATTATGGGATCTACTGCAATTACCATTTCCAATTGCCATTTCACAGATCACAACGAG GCGATGCTGTTTGGTGCGAGTAATGACTATGATGGTGATAAGAAAATGCAAATTACACTTGCATTCAACCACTTTGGTAAGAGATTAATCCAAAGGATGCCAAGGTGTAGATATGGTTTTATCCATGTGCTTAACAATGACTACACTCATTGGGAAATGTATGCTATTGGTGGTAGCCAAAACCCTACTATTATAAGTGAGGGTAACCGATTCATAGCCCCTAACAACCCCCATGCTAAAGAG ATAACAAAGAGGGATTACTCACCAGAGTCAGAATGGAAAAACTGGCAATGGAGATCAATCAACGATGTCTATATGAACGGAGCATTTTTTGTACAAGGAGGACCTGTGCTGAATAACAGACCATTCTCAAGAAAGGACATGATCAAATCTAGGCCTGGAACTTATGTAAAAAGGCTTACTCGTTATTCTGGAAGCCTTAGATGCAGAATGGGGAAGCCTTGTTAG
- the LOC131646376 gene encoding pectate lyase-like isoform X2: protein MITGGNTGRRNLGGQKMGRGSPCMATNPIDRCWRCDPNWATNRKKLANCVQGFGRKTTGGKAGPIYVVIDPSDNNMQNPLPGTLRHAVTRNGPLWIIFAHSMVIKLNQELIMTSDKTIDGRGANVVIAKGAGITIQFISNVIIHGIKVFDIQVGSGGLIRDAENHFGLRTRSDGDGISIFGSSNIWIDHVSMRNCKDGLIDVIMGSTAITISNCHFTDHNEAMLFGASNDYDGDKKMQITLAFNHFGKRLIQRMPRCRYGFIHVLNNDYTHWEMYAIGGSQNPTIISEGNRFIAPNNPHAKEITKRDYSPESEWKNWQWRSINDVYMNGAFFVQGGPVLNNRPFSRKDMIKSRPGTYVKRLTRYSGSLRCRMGKPC from the exons ATGATAACTGGAGGTAATACTGGAAGAAGGAATCTAGGGGGACAAAAAATGGGAAGAGGTAGTCCATGTATGGCTACAAATCCCATTGACAGGTGTTGGAGGTGTGATCCTAACTGGGCAACAAACCGCAAGAAGCTTGCAAATTGTGTGCAGGGTTTTGGCAGGAAGACTACGGGTGGAAAAGCCGGTCCTATCTACGTGGTAATTGATCCTTCTGATAATAACATGCAAAATCCACTTCCAGGTACTCTTCGTCATGCAGTTACGAGAAATGGACCTTTGTGGATCATCTTTGCTCATAGCATGGTCATTAAGCTCAATCAGGAACTCATAATGACAAGTGACAAGACCATTGATGGACGAGGAGCTAATGTTGTCATTGCTAAAGGTGCTGGTATTACTATCCAATTTATCAGTAATGTTATCATCCACGGGATAAAAGTTTTTGACATCCAAGTTGGTAGTGGGGGACTTATTAGAGATGCCGAGAACCATTTTGGTCTAAGGACTAGGAGTGATGGTGATGGAATTTCAATTTTTGGATCCAGCAATATTTGGATTGACCATGTTTCCATGAGAAACTGCAAAGATGGACTCATTGATGTAATTATGGGATCTACTGCAATTACCATTTCCAATTGCCATTTCACAGATCACAACGAG GCGATGCTGTTTGGTGCGAGTAATGACTATGATGGTGATAAGAAAATGCAAATTACACTTGCATTCAACCACTTTGGTAAGAGATTAATCCAAAGGATGCCAAGGTGTAGATATGGTTTTATCCATGTGCTTAACAATGACTACACTCATTGGGAAATGTATGCTATTGGTGGTAGCCAAAACCCTACTATTATAAGTGAGGGTAACCGATTCATAGCCCCTAACAACCCCCATGCTAAAGAG ATAACAAAGAGGGATTACTCACCAGAGTCAGAATGGAAAAACTGGCAATGGAGATCAATCAACGATGTCTATATGAACGGAGCATTTTTTGTACAAGGAGGACCTGTGCTGAATAACAGACCATTCTCAAGAAAGGACATGATCAAATCTAGGCCTGGAACTTATGTAAAAAGGCTTACTCGTTATTCTGGAAGCCTTAGATGCAGAATGGGGAAGCCTTGTTAG